A single Vidua chalybeata isolate OUT-0048 chromosome 20, bVidCha1 merged haplotype, whole genome shotgun sequence DNA region contains:
- the SLC13A5 gene encoding Na(+)/citrate cotransporter isoform X3, whose translation MAVYWCTEVIPLAVTSLMPVVFFPLLGVQTSKKVCLQYLNNTNMLFFGGLIVAISVEHWNLHKRIALRVLLILGVKPALLMLGFMIVTAFLSMWISNTATTAMMVPIVQAVLDQLDSTENDVTTMEQATGQTNTVIELEEKSISESTAVHVVINEQVTDDPKSSEEKKMKKRICKGMTLCVCYAASIGGTATLTGTGPNVVLKGQMNQLYPNNNDVVNFASWFGFALPNMVLMLVLAWLWLQCSFMGLNFRKSWGFGTEKTAKEKAAYSVLKAEMKKLGPMSYAELNVLLLFVLLVLLWFSRNPGFVKGWAARLFPGGEKYITDSVPAVFIALLLFILPAHKPRCVAWNPSMSDPEQTEEDKKKPFLSAPLLDWNVVQRKMPWSIVLLLGGGFALADASANSGLSAWMGLQMTPLGSIPPWAIATVIALITAVFTECTSNVATATLFLPVFSSLAESVKIHPLYIMLPATLSASFAFMLPVATPPNAIVFSYGHIHVLDMVRAGIVMNMIGVCCVTLAINTWGRPMFELDTFPTWANSTRNQ comes from the exons atggCTGTGTACTGGTGCACAGAAGTGATCCCCCTGGCTGTCACCTCCCTCATGCCAGTGgtatttttccctctgcttgGAGTTCAGACCTCTAAAAAA GTGTGCTTGCAGTACCTAAATAACACAAACATGCTCTTCTTTGGAGGGCTGATTGTTGCAATTTCTGTTGAGCACTGGAATCTTCACAAAAGGATTGCACTGAGGGTCCTTCTGATTCTTGGGGTGAAACCTGCACT cCTGATGCTGGGATTTATGATAGTCACTGCCTTCCTGTCAATGTGGATAAGCAACACAGCCACCACTGCCATGATGGTTCCCATTGTCCAGGCTGTCCTGGATCAATTGGACAGCACAGAGAATGATGTGACCACCATGGAACAAGCAACTGGGCAAACAAATACAGTGATTGAACTGGAGGAAAAGAGCATATCAGAGTCCACTGCAGTGCATG TTGTAATCAATGAACAAGTCACTGATGACCCCAAAtcttctgaggaaaagaaaatgaagaagcGTATATGCAAGGGAATGACACTTTGTGTATGCTATGCTGCCAGCATTGGAGGAACTGCAACACTTACTGGAACAGGACCAAATGTGGTACTGAAAGGCCAGATGAATCA GTTATACCCCAACAATAATGATGTTGTGAACTTTGCTTCCTGGTTTGGATTTGCACTCCCAAACATGGTCCTGATGTTGGTGCTAGCTTGGCTTTGGTTACAGTGCTCCTTCATGGGACTCAA ctttagAAAAAGCTGGGGCTTTGGGACAGAGAAAACTGCCAAAGAAAAAGCTGCATACAGTGTGCTGAAGGCAGAAATGAAGAAGTTAGGCCCTATGTCTTATGCTGAATTAAATGTCCTCCTCTTGTTTGTATTGCTGGTGCTCTTGTGGTTTTCCAGAAACCCAGGCTTTGTAAAAGGCTGGGCCGCCAGGCTCTTCCCAGGAGGAGAAAA GTATATCACTGATTCTGTTCCTGCTGTGTTTATTGCCCTGTTACTGTTTATCCTTCCTGCTCATAAGCCCAGATGCGTAGCCTGGAATCCAAGCATGTCTGACCCTGAACAGACTGaagaag ataaaaaaaagccatttttatcAGCCCCGCTGCTAGACTGGAATGTGGTTCAAAGGAAGATGCCCTGGAgcattgtgctgctgctgggaggaggtTTTGCTTTGGCTGATGCAAGCGCA AACTCTGGGCTCTCAGCTTGGATGGGTCTTCAGATGACTCCACTGGGATCTATCCCACCATGGGCCATTGCAACAGTGATCGCCCTTATTACAGCTGTCTTCACTGAATGCACCAGTAACGTGGCCACAGCCACCCTCTTCCTGCCTGTCTTTTCGTCCTTG GCTGAATCTGTCAAGATCCACCCTTTGTATATTATGCTGCCTGCTACTCTCAGTGCTTCATTTGCCTTCATGCTACCTGTTGCAACACCACCAAATGCCATAGTGTTTTCTTATGGCCACATCCATGTTTTGGATATG gtTAGAGCTGGAATAGTGATGAACATGATTGGAGTCTGCTGTGTCACACTGGCCATCAACACATGGGGAAGACCTATGTTTGAGCTGGACACATTCCCAACCTGGGCAAACAGCACAAGAAACCAGTGA
- the SLC13A5 gene encoding Na(+)/citrate cotransporter isoform X4 produces the protein MRNMAPTCLQPLLRYRSFAILFLTPLLLLPLPLAVPTREARCAYVIIIMAVYWCTEVIPLAVTSLMPVVFFPLLGVQTSKKVCLQYLNNTNMLFFGGLIVAISVEHWNLHKRIALRVLLILGVKPALLMLGFMIVTAFLSMWISNTATTAMMVPIVQAVLDQLDSTENDVTTMEQATGQTNTVIELEEKSISESTAVHVVINEQVTDDPKSSEEKKMKKRICKGMTLCVCYAASIGGTATLTGTGPNVVLKGQMNQLYPNNNDVVNFASWFGFALPNMVLMLVLAWLWLQCSFMGLNFRKSWGFGTEKTAKEKAAYSVLKAEMKKLGPMSYAELNVLLLFVLLVLLWFSRNPGFVKGWAARLFPGGEKYITDSVPAVFIALLLFILPAHKPRCVAWNPSMSDPEQTEEDKKKPFLSAPLLDWNVVQRKMPWSIVLLLGGGFALADASANSGLSAWMGLQMTPLGSIPPWAIATVIALITAVFTECTSNVATATLFLPVFSSLAESVKIHPLYIMLPATLSASFAFMLPVATPPNAIVFSYGHIHVLDMVRAGIVMNMIGVCCVTLAINTWGRPMFELDTFPTWANSTRNQ, from the exons ATGAGA AACATGGCCCCGACgtgcctgcagcccctgctgaggTACCGCTCCTTCGCCATCCTCTTCCTCacgccgctgctgctgctgccgctgccgctCGCTGTGCCCACGCGG GAGGCCAGATGTGCAtatgtcatcatcatcatggCTGTGTACTGGTGCACAGAAGTGATCCCCCTGGCTGTCACCTCCCTCATGCCAGTGgtatttttccctctgcttgGAGTTCAGACCTCTAAAAAA GTGTGCTTGCAGTACCTAAATAACACAAACATGCTCTTCTTTGGAGGGCTGATTGTTGCAATTTCTGTTGAGCACTGGAATCTTCACAAAAGGATTGCACTGAGGGTCCTTCTGATTCTTGGGGTGAAACCTGCACT cCTGATGCTGGGATTTATGATAGTCACTGCCTTCCTGTCAATGTGGATAAGCAACACAGCCACCACTGCCATGATGGTTCCCATTGTCCAGGCTGTCCTGGATCAATTGGACAGCACAGAGAATGATGTGACCACCATGGAACAAGCAACTGGGCAAACAAATACAGTGATTGAACTGGAGGAAAAGAGCATATCAGAGTCCACTGCAGTGCATG TTGTAATCAATGAACAAGTCACTGATGACCCCAAAtcttctgaggaaaagaaaatgaagaagcGTATATGCAAGGGAATGACACTTTGTGTATGCTATGCTGCCAGCATTGGAGGAACTGCAACACTTACTGGAACAGGACCAAATGTGGTACTGAAAGGCCAGATGAATCA GTTATACCCCAACAATAATGATGTTGTGAACTTTGCTTCCTGGTTTGGATTTGCACTCCCAAACATGGTCCTGATGTTGGTGCTAGCTTGGCTTTGGTTACAGTGCTCCTTCATGGGACTCAA ctttagAAAAAGCTGGGGCTTTGGGACAGAGAAAACTGCCAAAGAAAAAGCTGCATACAGTGTGCTGAAGGCAGAAATGAAGAAGTTAGGCCCTATGTCTTATGCTGAATTAAATGTCCTCCTCTTGTTTGTATTGCTGGTGCTCTTGTGGTTTTCCAGAAACCCAGGCTTTGTAAAAGGCTGGGCCGCCAGGCTCTTCCCAGGAGGAGAAAA GTATATCACTGATTCTGTTCCTGCTGTGTTTATTGCCCTGTTACTGTTTATCCTTCCTGCTCATAAGCCCAGATGCGTAGCCTGGAATCCAAGCATGTCTGACCCTGAACAGACTGaagaag ataaaaaaaagccatttttatcAGCCCCGCTGCTAGACTGGAATGTGGTTCAAAGGAAGATGCCCTGGAgcattgtgctgctgctgggaggaggtTTTGCTTTGGCTGATGCAAGCGCA AACTCTGGGCTCTCAGCTTGGATGGGTCTTCAGATGACTCCACTGGGATCTATCCCACCATGGGCCATTGCAACAGTGATCGCCCTTATTACAGCTGTCTTCACTGAATGCACCAGTAACGTGGCCACAGCCACCCTCTTCCTGCCTGTCTTTTCGTCCTTG GCTGAATCTGTCAAGATCCACCCTTTGTATATTATGCTGCCTGCTACTCTCAGTGCTTCATTTGCCTTCATGCTACCTGTTGCAACACCACCAAATGCCATAGTGTTTTCTTATGGCCACATCCATGTTTTGGATATG gtTAGAGCTGGAATAGTGATGAACATGATTGGAGTCTGCTGTGTCACACTGGCCATCAACACATGGGGAAGACCTATGTTTGAGCTGGACACATTCCCAACCTGGGCAAACAGCACAAGAAACCAGTGA
- the SLC13A5 gene encoding Na(+)/citrate cotransporter isoform X1, which translates to MESNEGVVFSECWNHFFHWRQDTGIQVFANSPLSARLCTGAKCVSSVLNMAPTCLQPLLRYRSFAILFLTPLLLLPLPLAVPTREARCAYVIIIMAVYWCTEVIPLAVTSLMPVVFFPLLGVQTSKKVCLQYLNNTNMLFFGGLIVAISVEHWNLHKRIALRVLLILGVKPALLMLGFMIVTAFLSMWISNTATTAMMVPIVQAVLDQLDSTENDVTTMEQATGQTNTVIELEEKSISESTAVHVVINEQVTDDPKSSEEKKMKKRICKGMTLCVCYAASIGGTATLTGTGPNVVLKGQMNQLYPNNNDVVNFASWFGFALPNMVLMLVLAWLWLQCSFMGLNFRKSWGFGTEKTAKEKAAYSVLKAEMKKLGPMSYAELNVLLLFVLLVLLWFSRNPGFVKGWAARLFPGGEKYITDSVPAVFIALLLFILPAHKPRCVAWNPSMSDPEQTEEDKKKPFLSAPLLDWNVVQRKMPWSIVLLLGGGFALADASANSGLSAWMGLQMTPLGSIPPWAIATVIALITAVFTECTSNVATATLFLPVFSSLAESVKIHPLYIMLPATLSASFAFMLPVATPPNAIVFSYGHIHVLDMVRAGIVMNMIGVCCVTLAINTWGRPMFELDTFPTWANSTRNQ; encoded by the exons ATGGAGAGCAATGAAGGAGTGGTTTTCTCTGAATGCTG gaACCATTTTTTTCATTGGAGACAGGACACAGGAATTCAAGTTTTCGCCAATTCCCCACTTTCTGCTAGACTTTGCACTGGTGCGAAGTGTGTTTCCTCTGTGTTG AACATGGCCCCGACgtgcctgcagcccctgctgaggTACCGCTCCTTCGCCATCCTCTTCCTCacgccgctgctgctgctgccgctgccgctCGCTGTGCCCACGCGG GAGGCCAGATGTGCAtatgtcatcatcatcatggCTGTGTACTGGTGCACAGAAGTGATCCCCCTGGCTGTCACCTCCCTCATGCCAGTGgtatttttccctctgcttgGAGTTCAGACCTCTAAAAAA GTGTGCTTGCAGTACCTAAATAACACAAACATGCTCTTCTTTGGAGGGCTGATTGTTGCAATTTCTGTTGAGCACTGGAATCTTCACAAAAGGATTGCACTGAGGGTCCTTCTGATTCTTGGGGTGAAACCTGCACT cCTGATGCTGGGATTTATGATAGTCACTGCCTTCCTGTCAATGTGGATAAGCAACACAGCCACCACTGCCATGATGGTTCCCATTGTCCAGGCTGTCCTGGATCAATTGGACAGCACAGAGAATGATGTGACCACCATGGAACAAGCAACTGGGCAAACAAATACAGTGATTGAACTGGAGGAAAAGAGCATATCAGAGTCCACTGCAGTGCATG TTGTAATCAATGAACAAGTCACTGATGACCCCAAAtcttctgaggaaaagaaaatgaagaagcGTATATGCAAGGGAATGACACTTTGTGTATGCTATGCTGCCAGCATTGGAGGAACTGCAACACTTACTGGAACAGGACCAAATGTGGTACTGAAAGGCCAGATGAATCA GTTATACCCCAACAATAATGATGTTGTGAACTTTGCTTCCTGGTTTGGATTTGCACTCCCAAACATGGTCCTGATGTTGGTGCTAGCTTGGCTTTGGTTACAGTGCTCCTTCATGGGACTCAA ctttagAAAAAGCTGGGGCTTTGGGACAGAGAAAACTGCCAAAGAAAAAGCTGCATACAGTGTGCTGAAGGCAGAAATGAAGAAGTTAGGCCCTATGTCTTATGCTGAATTAAATGTCCTCCTCTTGTTTGTATTGCTGGTGCTCTTGTGGTTTTCCAGAAACCCAGGCTTTGTAAAAGGCTGGGCCGCCAGGCTCTTCCCAGGAGGAGAAAA GTATATCACTGATTCTGTTCCTGCTGTGTTTATTGCCCTGTTACTGTTTATCCTTCCTGCTCATAAGCCCAGATGCGTAGCCTGGAATCCAAGCATGTCTGACCCTGAACAGACTGaagaag ataaaaaaaagccatttttatcAGCCCCGCTGCTAGACTGGAATGTGGTTCAAAGGAAGATGCCCTGGAgcattgtgctgctgctgggaggaggtTTTGCTTTGGCTGATGCAAGCGCA AACTCTGGGCTCTCAGCTTGGATGGGTCTTCAGATGACTCCACTGGGATCTATCCCACCATGGGCCATTGCAACAGTGATCGCCCTTATTACAGCTGTCTTCACTGAATGCACCAGTAACGTGGCCACAGCCACCCTCTTCCTGCCTGTCTTTTCGTCCTTG GCTGAATCTGTCAAGATCCACCCTTTGTATATTATGCTGCCTGCTACTCTCAGTGCTTCATTTGCCTTCATGCTACCTGTTGCAACACCACCAAATGCCATAGTGTTTTCTTATGGCCACATCCATGTTTTGGATATG gtTAGAGCTGGAATAGTGATGAACATGATTGGAGTCTGCTGTGTCACACTGGCCATCAACACATGGGGAAGACCTATGTTTGAGCTGGACACATTCCCAACCTGGGCAAACAGCACAAGAAACCAGTGA
- the SLC13A5 gene encoding Na(+)/citrate cotransporter isoform X2 produces MAPTCLQPLLRYRSFAILFLTPLLLLPLPLAVPTREARCAYVIIIMAVYWCTEVIPLAVTSLMPVVFFPLLGVQTSKKVCLQYLNNTNMLFFGGLIVAISVEHWNLHKRIALRVLLILGVKPALLMLGFMIVTAFLSMWISNTATTAMMVPIVQAVLDQLDSTENDVTTMEQATGQTNTVIELEEKSISESTAVHVVINEQVTDDPKSSEEKKMKKRICKGMTLCVCYAASIGGTATLTGTGPNVVLKGQMNQLYPNNNDVVNFASWFGFALPNMVLMLVLAWLWLQCSFMGLNFRKSWGFGTEKTAKEKAAYSVLKAEMKKLGPMSYAELNVLLLFVLLVLLWFSRNPGFVKGWAARLFPGGEKYITDSVPAVFIALLLFILPAHKPRCVAWNPSMSDPEQTEEDKKKPFLSAPLLDWNVVQRKMPWSIVLLLGGGFALADASANSGLSAWMGLQMTPLGSIPPWAIATVIALITAVFTECTSNVATATLFLPVFSSLAESVKIHPLYIMLPATLSASFAFMLPVATPPNAIVFSYGHIHVLDMVRAGIVMNMIGVCCVTLAINTWGRPMFELDTFPTWANSTRNQ; encoded by the exons ATGGCCCCGACgtgcctgcagcccctgctgaggTACCGCTCCTTCGCCATCCTCTTCCTCacgccgctgctgctgctgccgctgccgctCGCTGTGCCCACGCGG GAGGCCAGATGTGCAtatgtcatcatcatcatggCTGTGTACTGGTGCACAGAAGTGATCCCCCTGGCTGTCACCTCCCTCATGCCAGTGgtatttttccctctgcttgGAGTTCAGACCTCTAAAAAA GTGTGCTTGCAGTACCTAAATAACACAAACATGCTCTTCTTTGGAGGGCTGATTGTTGCAATTTCTGTTGAGCACTGGAATCTTCACAAAAGGATTGCACTGAGGGTCCTTCTGATTCTTGGGGTGAAACCTGCACT cCTGATGCTGGGATTTATGATAGTCACTGCCTTCCTGTCAATGTGGATAAGCAACACAGCCACCACTGCCATGATGGTTCCCATTGTCCAGGCTGTCCTGGATCAATTGGACAGCACAGAGAATGATGTGACCACCATGGAACAAGCAACTGGGCAAACAAATACAGTGATTGAACTGGAGGAAAAGAGCATATCAGAGTCCACTGCAGTGCATG TTGTAATCAATGAACAAGTCACTGATGACCCCAAAtcttctgaggaaaagaaaatgaagaagcGTATATGCAAGGGAATGACACTTTGTGTATGCTATGCTGCCAGCATTGGAGGAACTGCAACACTTACTGGAACAGGACCAAATGTGGTACTGAAAGGCCAGATGAATCA GTTATACCCCAACAATAATGATGTTGTGAACTTTGCTTCCTGGTTTGGATTTGCACTCCCAAACATGGTCCTGATGTTGGTGCTAGCTTGGCTTTGGTTACAGTGCTCCTTCATGGGACTCAA ctttagAAAAAGCTGGGGCTTTGGGACAGAGAAAACTGCCAAAGAAAAAGCTGCATACAGTGTGCTGAAGGCAGAAATGAAGAAGTTAGGCCCTATGTCTTATGCTGAATTAAATGTCCTCCTCTTGTTTGTATTGCTGGTGCTCTTGTGGTTTTCCAGAAACCCAGGCTTTGTAAAAGGCTGGGCCGCCAGGCTCTTCCCAGGAGGAGAAAA GTATATCACTGATTCTGTTCCTGCTGTGTTTATTGCCCTGTTACTGTTTATCCTTCCTGCTCATAAGCCCAGATGCGTAGCCTGGAATCCAAGCATGTCTGACCCTGAACAGACTGaagaag ataaaaaaaagccatttttatcAGCCCCGCTGCTAGACTGGAATGTGGTTCAAAGGAAGATGCCCTGGAgcattgtgctgctgctgggaggaggtTTTGCTTTGGCTGATGCAAGCGCA AACTCTGGGCTCTCAGCTTGGATGGGTCTTCAGATGACTCCACTGGGATCTATCCCACCATGGGCCATTGCAACAGTGATCGCCCTTATTACAGCTGTCTTCACTGAATGCACCAGTAACGTGGCCACAGCCACCCTCTTCCTGCCTGTCTTTTCGTCCTTG GCTGAATCTGTCAAGATCCACCCTTTGTATATTATGCTGCCTGCTACTCTCAGTGCTTCATTTGCCTTCATGCTACCTGTTGCAACACCACCAAATGCCATAGTGTTTTCTTATGGCCACATCCATGTTTTGGATATG gtTAGAGCTGGAATAGTGATGAACATGATTGGAGTCTGCTGTGTCACACTGGCCATCAACACATGGGGAAGACCTATGTTTGAGCTGGACACATTCCCAACCTGGGCAAACAGCACAAGAAACCAGTGA